The genome window CCATAGCGTTGCTAGCcatagctctgataccactttgttggggcttaaaaagacttcactactttggagttatttatctcaCAAAGGAGTATGTAACAcagcggaattgataggcaagagaaataaagaatactcaaagtttttacacaagatttttattcactcacaaacttagtacaaaaggaaacactcaaacactcttagaagctttgttgcttcttctcacttctcactacttgctctcttggttgttaccaaggtattaaatatcggtaatatcggtaatccgaaaacacggaaatatcgatggaaatatcggtaaaatatcgatatcgataaaaattacatggaaaccacggaaattgtaagaaaaacttggaaatttttattgaaactttgtaggatgtttatttagtcaattatctattagtttatcacaaaaaattggaaggaaatgcattgcatgatggatttaacattatcaagttgattatatagcgatctgacaaacattatgagtgtagaaaatatgtagtaattaatgaaagaagtctaaacacaccataatcatttatatataatgaattagtacaatattttacactttagtaccacatagagttcctatgaggttcaaatttttcactatcttcatcatctctatgtgtagaatgagtgtattgtgaagagtagttatcaaatgataaatccccaaaatagttttgcatgtaattgttaatatgccacccatatggatccgagattggttgaggttgtccataagaaaaatcatttgaagattgagtctgggattgtttccatgagtcgctcgattccatcccaacaggaatgggatatgaagggtagggatatgaagggtagggaaatggttggttatgagtataaccatagttactacttcccaatccaacagagtctgaagttctagataacgagtcatcttcttgacttgacaaaatccccttgcctctttctctgcgagtatagtcctttcctatggcaccaattcctggtcctgcccgcctactgccatggtcatcatcctgtgttgcatgcgtgaagtttgcctcaccagtgaaagggctcatatatccgggaggtggtggtccataatagtttccatatccaccaccactacctccagctccactacctccagctccactatgtccttcatcattcccacctccggtggtaggtgagtctcctgatcttgtactagagctatcattagtactagcacgatgttgtggttgtgtaagattggaagaaggtggaattccagtgtttcttggtcttgggagGAAAAGTTCatccaaagagtcagcgctgctagatcccacctcctcctctaatactctttctacatttatcccttcattacgtgcttcttcagcaactctgggagctgggttgccttcatcatcatctaaatgaagaggtctaatccattgaaaaagttggttaccctccgtatcatcatcttcaccaacaatatcaaacacatctagtgggtcaccacggtcgacatgatctatttcagcttccttatctcgaatttgaagcttcatgttgtagtagcaataaactaatttttccaacctactatgcgccaacctatttctttgctttgtgtgtatcagtgcaaatgtgctccaatttctttcacaagcagatgatgaagctgtttgtgataatacttttattgctaactttctcacagttggtgcatcggtcccatacatgatccaccattcagctacaatgaaaaacaatgttgataagcctaataactcgaacaaattctattataaacttatagtgaaatatgtttacactcactaggagacattgttgttcgagcagcaattgatgttggttctccaaaagttcttcttgcatctttaaaccatgttagctgaattcaataaatcgtgttagtttaatccaacaaagtaattattaatattataatttaagtaattattataatttaagtaattgtgtacctcatttccaaattggccaactgctggtgatgcagggtctaatttagagtatacattatgtacagcacgtataagggtaccatcatctccaacaccgggtctgtattggtatcgaggattcaaataataggttgttcaaagaaacacatactctaataagagaaataatacttatgcaactaaagaaatgaattgcaaattatgacataatttatacctgctgcatgcaaatcgtggtacaatgttttataccatcgatCTTCAATTATCTtgatgacccaccttgcaccatgttttctttccaattcatccttcactacacgcatcaactcatatactgcccccatagtaggatactcttatgtgtcaacgatccgtaaaactttgtaaaaagGTTCAAACagttggcacacatgttctgattgagtccagaaagcatgatcaagcactatactttccaccatacgacctgtatttgagtggctgaaattgtggttggcccaatcatcactagtgaatagttgtttcaaccctgctttcttcttcagtaggctgtctaatgcaatatagttggtggcgaatcgagtggtagctggacgaatgatttctcctttgcaaaattcacgcatctttgccaacaaccaaccgtgattgtaaatataatttgtgatcgttctagctcttttgaccacagtagcaacattctctctcttccccattgcctcaaacatgagatcaatacaatgtgctgcacatgatgtccaaaacacagtatgatgcttcattaacttttttccagctttgacaaatgcagaaccgttgtcggtcacgacttggacaacattatgctctcccacctccatgattacatccctcaataatttgtaaatatacttgtagttctttatatggtctgaagcatcaacagacttcaaaaaaattgtctttcccttggagtataccatgaagttgatgatagacaatctggtcggcccagtccatccgtcacacatgattgtgcaaccattagtttcccactttgacctcaacttgttaacatactcgccaatgtctttatactccatatccaaatatttgtttcttatctcatagggagtgggaggttgtactccaacaccggcctgttgacatcccactaccatatttttgaaatgatgtgatgatgttttctcagcagggacattttcatagataaagaacttgctaattagacgccccattccctccttcacattacctcccttgaaataactccaaacactcttttgacgtgtgTTGAGCTATATattttcataaacaaaatatattagcAAATCTTAATCAAAATGGGGAgactttaaaataataatagtcCAAAATATGGACTGACTAGAAATAAGGCTCACTTTATGTGTGTGCGCGCATATATTCTTATGTATactatatttatataatatatataagaaataaagagagaaaaaaaactaCACCCGCACACGTGGACCTCAACATACACCAAGTCTGAAGGAGTTTGTCATCTACATGGCAACCGGGTATAAAGAATGTGTGTATCTAGAACCCTTTAAAACTCCCACGTTCTCCACTCAAGAGATGGTTTTCTCTCAGCATCTCCACACCCCAGAAAAGTTGCATCCCACTAAACTTCAACTGCCATGTCCACTGTTCGCCTATAAAAAGGCATCGAaccaaagcaaaaaaaaaaaacagagaaagaagaggagaGACTCTGCAGAAATTGAGAGACAACGGTGAAGAACGAACGACAAAGAAGAACAAAGCAAGAGAGTAAGGGGAAAAATACACAacagcaaaaaagaaaaaaaaaacgcaggAAAGGAGGAAGGTTTACACACGGCAAAGAACATCAAAGTGTGCACACGACAAAGAACATTAAAATACACAAAGGTATCAATCTTTATCTTTAATTTGTTCTTGGTTTTGTGTATTGGGTGCAGCTTTTTGCAGGATGAATGAAAGAGGAACTTGGCTTTTCCTCTTTCACCGAAGCCAGAAAGATGGATGGGCAAATTTCCCCATGGCAGCCAATTgataagagaagaaaaaaaaatcttttctcCTTCCCCCTTAATTTTGCCGACAACAGGGGGCGTTGCTTTGATAAAAACCCAGTCACCACCGCTCTTCAACCGTTGTCTCTAGCAGTCCTTCGGAAGAAGCCCAAGGGCCCCGAGGACGGTGAACCAAGCAATCAACCAAACCGCAATACCACCGCTCTTCAACTGTTGTTTCCGGCAGTCCTTCGGAAGAAGCCCAAGGGCAGTGCCATCTGCACTCCGAGGACGTTGAGCCAAGCGATGTAGTTAAGCACGCGGGTCCAGACCATCAGAAATTTCGACAAAGGCTCGTACGAGAAGATGGCAGCGATGGTCAGTGTGAAGAAGTGAAAGAAAAAATGCAACACCAATCGCCATGAGCCATCCCCATCCCACTGACAGTGGCGAGAATAACCCAAGGCCTTCAGAAAATGTGGAACACATCCGAAGGCAAGAAAGCCGAGAATTTGGGAAAATAGACATGTCCCCAGGTCCAAGGATGCAGCGGAAATGGTTCTAAAGTTGCACTTTAAAACAGATTACAGAGGCTCAAAGGCTCTCTGTGAAGCTCCTGCAGCCTCTTGGGTGTCTAAAGAAGTTTTTCGACACCTCCCTTCCTCTTTTCAGAGATGCAACGGAGAAGAAGCCGTCACTCTGCACGTTTGAACAAGTGGAGAACAAGAACCCAACATGCCCAGCTATGGTCCCGAGCTTCTATCGGTCGACGAGCCATGGTCGTCTTCAAAAAAAGTTTTGCGTTCTTCATTGAGATAGAAACCCGAAGAAAGCCCAACCAAAGAAGAATAGGCGCTAGTTGCCACTGACCAAGTTTCATTCGAATTCCTGTTTAAATTAggaattggaaaaaaaatctccaacaaGCAAAGATGATTCGTGATTTTAGTCGAAGACTAGTTTTACCCCTTTGAAGACAAATCCATGCAGGCAAcggaaaactcaaaagaaagtgcttgtttgtttttttttttttttttttttaaaaaggctAAGCACGTGGCACCTCAAAGATGAAGCAAGTTATTGTCAAATGTTGGGCAAAAGCTAAGTTCAAGGTTGAAGACagaaaaaaatgttgaaaactcataaggaagagaagaagagttCCAGACCAAAAAGCTTTGGTCACATCAAAAGTAAAGTTAAAAGAGTAAGGCTTGCTGTCAGATTGGTCAGAAGTTTAGGTCAGATAGGTTTGAAGTCCCATGTtttgaaaagttcaaagaaaaatataaaaacgaaGAGGAGAAATGCTAACTGAAATTAGCATCTCACATGGAAAGTCGCTCACGTGGGGGTCAATAAAGTTATGGGAGTTCTTTATGGCAATTTAACTTGTGCCATTTCAAAATTGGATCCCATCCTCTTCGAACCATTAAGGAGACATACGGcaatgacaaaagaaaaataaagaaagaagaaaagcaagGACTCAAAGTTTACAAGACACAAATGCCACAAAACCCCGTCAAACTTCAAATGGTACGAAGCCATATCAAGTATTAAATGGCACAAAGCCGCGATGAGTCTCAAAATAATGAACTAcgccggtttgattccgttaaggatacgtaggcagtctaatatcAAGTTTTAGACGCAACCGTGAAGGCGAAacgaatccctggtttataCAAACTAAATTCAATTCTGctatcaaataccaaaatggcacgaagccgaagaaaagttttcaaagggcacgaagccgtatcaaactctcaaatggcacaaagccgaagaaaagtctcaaatggcatgaagccatatcaaactttcaaatgctcctcgcccgcatgagctgaaactgcataaGGCACTATGCTCTTCGCCcgcatgagctgaaactgcataaGGCACTATGCTCCTCacccgcatgagctaaaactgcacaaagCATCAAATCCAAATAAGTACCAACACcatgaactacgagtgacttgatccctcaagagggtacgtaggcaatctagggttCGACCTAggtgcagtcacaaaatcaaacaaacatcaAATTCCTCAAGTTACATTTTTATTCGAAttggaatcaaagggtatttctttcccaaaagaaagattgtaattAATAAGCGtgtagcctagaatgggtcgaactcgaattaataaaaTCCTCTTCGGAAAACtgaacgagggtgaaattgtgtcgagtgaattatttgtttacatattatgtacaatttttgctcaacataatttttggcacgcccggtgggacccaTTTTCCCTTTCATCTCTAATTTTGAAGATAATTAATGTGCtatgtgttttcttttttgcagaaaaaaaaaggaagcatGGCACCACAAGTTACTGTTTACTTCCACGAACTCTCTGCTGCTGCATCCAAACTTGGACATGGAGGGCGTGCTAGTCGCCGAATCTCCTTCACCATCAATGAAGCACCAACTATCTGCAACATGGTGAAGGCTAAGTTAGCAACAAAGACAAACAAGGCGGCTGTAAAAATCATCAAGGTTGGACCAAAAAAATGCCCGTCCAAGAACGCCCTAAGGAACGCAAGGAAAAGAGCAGCACGATCTCTTAGGAAGAAGATCGCTAAGGAGTGTGTACTTGAAGATATTGAAATCATCTCAAGGGAGCTTCTTGGAGCTATTTCATCTAAGGACACCAAGGTCCCTCGACGCAAGATTGTCAAAGTGACATCATCACCACTTACCAAGGTTCCCGTCATTACTCAAATCATGATTGGAACAATCCCAATCACTTTACCTACAACGGAGTTGGTCATGATGACTTCCgtcgaagaagatgaagaaattttgCCAATAGTATCCGGAAATGTTCAACAAAAGGCCAAGGCCTACGAAATTGTTGAGGAAGGTAACAACATTCAATTTGAGGGGCCTATCACACGTGCAAGGGCCCGAGCATTGGCAGTCCACTCTCTCGAGAGTTCATCTTCCCTTAAAGATACTCTTGGAGGAAACGAATATTTTTCCCAAGAAGAGATTCCTAGAGTAATGACTCAATTCCAAAGGTTGGAGATAAATGAAGACCCCGAATCTGAGAACATGCAAGTTTTGATGACTGGGGCATCAAATATAGAAGAACAATTGCTAGAAATGCAACGAAAACTAGCAGAAAAAGAAGCAGAAATGGCGGCTTTGGTAGCTGATAAGGAAGCTGAGATTGCAACTTTAGCAGCTCAGTTAGCCGCTCAAGCTAGCATAAATAATGCTGGAGAAAGAGCAAGGAAAGAAACAGAAGGAGAAAGTTCTGGCACCCAACTCACGCATCAAGATATCAATGCAATTTTCGCTGAAAAGATTCGTGAATTTCAAATGTCTTTAACGACACCAATTCTTGGATACCGGAAGCCTTATCCAGCTCACTATGACACAGTGCCATTTCCCCAAGGGTATCAAAAACCGAGCTTTGATAAATTTGATGGTTTAAGTGGTTCTCCTCAAGAACATTTAGCTCATTTTTACTCAGCTTGCGGGGAAACATCGCAGTCAGATCCCTTATTGGTTCGACAGTTTGTTCAATCACTCAAAGGGTGTGCCTTCACATGGTATACTCAGTTAGAGCCAGGATCTATTTTAACATGGGATGATATGCAAAGAGCTTTTCTAGCTCAATTCGTCAATTCAAAGAAAAAAGTCACATTAATGGATTTGgctcaaacaacacaaaggctTGGAGAAAGTACGAGCGAATTCATCACAAGATGGAGGAGTCTTAACCTACAATGCATGGAAAAGATTTCTGAATTTTCGGCAGTGCAAATATGTTACAATAACCTCATCCCTGAGATTGCAACATTTGTAGGAATTGCGGAGCCTCGAACTTTCGACGAGTTGGTATCCAAAGCAAGCAATGTGGAGAAGCAGATGTCCCGGAAAAATGTGATTGGAAAAATGATCCAAGACTTAGAAAATAAGTCAGACACCAAGAATGGAGATAACAAAAGAATGTCGAAGAAGGGAGATTCTATGGCGACATTTGTCAAAGTAGACAAGAAAAGTgacaatataaaaagaaaagaagaaaccaaGGGGACAAGGAGGCTTTCacttaaagaaagaaaagaagttaAATATAGTTTCGATGATGAAGATGTTGGAACTATCTTCGACGAACTCCTTGCAGCAAAAATGATCACGCTTCCTGAACCAAAGCGTCCCGCTGAAGTAAATAAGACCGATGATCCAAAGTATTGTCGGTATCATCGACTCATCAGCCATACGATAGAGGACTGTTATATCCTTAAGGatataattcaagaaaaaatcAACAAGCATGAGATCGAGGTGGATTCATCTTCAAAACATCAGACGGCAACGTCCAATATGATCGAAGGAAAATCAACACCCTCATCTCCATTACCAGAAGGGTCAATCCCTGTAGGATTCCATGTCGATAATGAAACCACAGTTGTCTATACCTATCCTGCCATGCCTCATTCTGGaaatccaaaaattccaacTCTGTATGAGCTCATGACGGCACCAAATTTTGATGTTTGGGAAGATTCGTCACTTGAATCCGAAGATGAATGGCAAACTGTAAGTGAAAAGAG of Malus sylvestris chromosome 6, drMalSylv7.2, whole genome shotgun sequence contains these proteins:
- the LOC126627046 gene encoding uncharacterized protein LOC126627046, whose translation is MGAVYELMRVVKDELERKHGARWVIKIIEDRWYKTLYHDLHAAAYYLNPRYQYRPGVGDDGTLIRAVHNVYSKLDPASPAVGQFGNELTWFKDARRTFGEPTSIAARTTMSPTEWWIMYGTDAPTVRKLAIKVLSQTASSSACERNWSTFALIHTKQRNRLAHSRLEKLVYCYYNMKLQIRDKEAEIDHVDRGDPLDVFDIVGEDDDTEGNQLFQWIRPLHLDDDEGNPAPRVAEEARNEGINVERVLEEEVGSSSADSLDELFLPRPRNTGIPPSSNLTQPQHRASTNDSSSTRSGDSPTTGGGNDEGHSGAGGSGAGGSGGGYGNYYGPPPPGYMSPFTGEANFTHATQDDDHGSRRAGPGIGAIGKDYTRRERGKGILSSQEDDSLSRTSDSVGLGSSNYGYTHNQPFPYPSYPYPSYPIPVGMESSDSWKQSQTQSSNDFSYGQPQPISDPYGWHINNYMQNYFGDLSFDNYSSQYTHSTHRDDEDSEKFEPHRNSMWY